ATAGCCGCTGTCCTCGTTGATCGTGCCGTCCCTGTCCAGGAACACCGCCCCGCCACCCCCGTCACCCCCACCCCCCCCGCTCACCCGGTCTCCTTTTTTCCAAGAAGCTCCTTGCACGCCCGGTACACCTCGTCGGGAGTCACGGCCTTCATGCAGTCGTAGTGTCCGTACGGGCACTCCCTTTCGAAGCACGGGCTGCAGTCGATCTTATTCTTAATGACCTTCACCCGTCCGCCCAGCGGCCCGGTCAGAGACGGGTCGGTGGAGCCGAAGACGGCCACGGTGGGCACCCCGATAGCCGCGGCCAGGTGCATGGGTCCGGAGTCGTTCGTTATGAATATCTTAAGGCGCCCGGCGATCGTCATGAACTCCCTCAGGTGCGTCTTGCCCGCGAGGTTTATGTGCTCCATGCCGATCCTTTTGGAGACCTCGGCGGCGGCCTCGACGTCGTCCTTGCCTCCGAAGAGCAGCGGCACTGCCCCGATCTCTTTCGAGAGTTTTTCGACCACCTCGGCGAAGCCATCGGCGCTCCACATCTTTGCCGGGCCGTAGCTCGCGCCCGGCGCCGCGCCGACGAGTACCGAGTGCTTTGCTATGTCGTACTTCTCGAAGAAGAGGACCACCTCCTCCTGCTCCCCCGCCTCGAAGTAAAGGCGCGGGACGGGCTCTGCGGGGGCCTTGCCCCCGAGCGCCTCCACGACCCTCAGGTAGTAGTGTACCTGGTGCTTTTTCTTTATATCTTCGGTGACCTTGACGGGGTTCGTCAGGAGAAGGCCCCTCATATCCCTCGCGTACCCGGCCCTCCTGGGTATGCCGGCGAGCCAGGCTATAAAGGCCGCGTCGAACGCGTTCTGGAAGAGCACGGCCAGGTCGAACTGATTATCCCTGAGCCTCCGGGCGAGCGCGCGCTTGCCCATGATCCCCGCATGCCCGCCATACCGGTCGTACTCGATTATGTCGGATACGGCCGGGTGTCCCTCGAATATCGCCGCGGTGCGCGGGACCGAGAGGACGGTCAACTCGGCCTCCGAATAGAGATCCTTCAGCGCCTCCAGGGCAGGCAGGCAGATAATGGAATCCCCTATCCAGTTCGGCGTCCTGACGAGCACTTTCTTTATTTCCTTTATTTCCATTATTTCTTTTATTTCCTTTACTTCCGGTATTTCCGTTTCCCGGGCCACAGGGCGCACTCCTCCAAGCTTAATTGCCTGATTATATTATAAAAATCAGCTCTTTTCAAATTAATTTGAGTTAATCCGGAGAGGAGGGGGGAGGAGGGGACAAATTGCCTTGTGGTACGGGGTCGGCCTGGATTATAATCCTGTGAAGCTTGTCGACGGGATGCTCGACCTGCACAAGAAGCTCGCCACAAAAAAGACCCCGCACGAGCGCGAGATGATCGAGCGTCAAATCAAGGCAACCGACAACAGCATAGACAAACTCGTCTACGAACTATACGGACTTACGGAAGAGGAGATAAGGGTGGTGGAGGGAGGGTGAGTAAAACAAATTATCAAAAAGGAAAAGATTACGAAGATTTTGTAGAAAAAGTTTATCAGGCAATTTTAGACGGCGAGGTAAACGCTGGGGTTTTAAAACCTGTGACGTTAGAACGAAATAGGACACTCCCTTGCAAAAGCGGTGCAACGGCTGAGATGGATATTTACTGGGAATATGAAGCGGCAGAAGTTTTAGTTAAGGTAGGAATTGAATGTAAAGACACGGGGGCCGTTTCTGTTGGGGATATGAGGGATTTCATTCAAAAGCTTGAGGGTATAGGAGGAATTCAGGGCCTCTTCTTTTCAAAAGATGGGTTTCAGGATGGAGCTAAGAAAGAGGCGGCATACCGTAATATAACGCTGCTTAAATTAAGAGAAGTAGAAGAAAAAGATTGGGATGGTTATCTAAAAGAAATTTATATAGAATTTAACGTGTTACCCCCTGCACGGATTGTAAATATTGAACCTGCGCTAAATGAAGAGTGGCTAAGGAAACAAGGATATAAAGAAGGAGACAGGTTGGATTTTTCAGCATTGAATACCGAGATGATACTTGAAGATAAAAAAACAAACTTCAAATATTCTTTGCATGAAATTGTAGATAGTCCAGAGTTTAGTCAAAGTTCTCCAGGGGAGCATATATGGGAAAAGAGCTTTGAAGACGGGTGGTTTTATGTAAAAGACAAAGAGGTTAAAATAGATAGCATGAAAATTACTTACCAGGTTCCTTCTCCCTTCAAACAATCAATGCTTATCGATCATTCCAAATGGGTCTTGGCTGTTCTTGAGAATGTAGAAGAGAATAAGCAGTATTTGGTTTCGAAGGATGGTAGAAAGAAAAAATTTTCGTAAATAAGGTGAGCAGAGGTCGGTTGGGTTTGCGCAAAGCGGCATTATATGTTCTTTCTATTATTGGGGGTGGGGTTATTTATATGACCCAAATTCCAATAGGCGAAGCAATATCAAACTTCCAAACATATTTTAATTTTTTTGGGCTTAATCCTGGCTGGGTTCAAGGAGAAAATACTGACACTAAATTTTTTATCCTTGGTCTCTTTCTTGTTGGAATAGCTTTTGCTATAGGATGGTTTTGGCCATCGACAGGAAACAAAGGGCCAAAATTCGAGATATTATTTGAACAAGGCAAGGAGCCTTTCTTATGGAGTAGTTCCCAAGAATATATATGTAGATTTGGCATTGTTAATTCTGGGGATATGACTCTGAATGATCTACAAGTAAAATTGCATGAGATAAATCCCCATCCAGACAAGACAATTTTTGGTAGTCCTTTAGTTTTGCCTTGCTATTTGAGATTTCAACATGATGAGGGGGTACTTTTAGAGAGATATTTTAGATATAAGACGCACGAAACTTTGCATCCGAAAGATAAGATGTTCATTAATGTTTGTTACTGTCTTAAGCGTATCAGCGATTCTGTGGATAATGTAGAGATACTGACTACAAATAGTAGCGATTATTTAAGACTACATTCCCGAGCTTACGAATTTAAGATATTAGTTAGTAGCGAAAATGGGGGCTCAAAATTTCTTGATTTTAGATATGACCCGGAACAAGAGGACGAAAAAAATGTATGGGTTCAAGCTACCAAATTTTTGTAAAAAACAGGGTCAGCGACCGTCAATTTCAATTGCGGATTGCGGAGTTCGAATTGCGGAATAAAAATTCAGAACCAAACAATCCGCAATCTGCAATCTCCATTCCGCAACCGCCAGGCCCCAGACCGAAATAAATCCTTGACAGGAGAAACGTTTTCATTATAATGAAGATATGTTTCCCAAAATGAAACACTCTCCGGGGGTCCTCCTCGTTAAGACCACACACCAGAAGGTCCTGGCCTTCTTCCTTGCCCGTCCCTCGGGATTCTTCTACGGCTCGGAGGTCTCGAAGAAAACCGGCGTCAGTATCGGCCAGGTAAGTAAAATCCTGAACGACCTCAGAAGGGCCGGGCTGGTCGAAAAGGAAACCAAGGGCAAAACCGAGCTATACCGTGTCCTCACAGACTCGGCCGTGTTGAGGACGTACAAGGTGCTTACGACGCTCATCTCCATCGAGCCGCTGGTCGAAGGGCTCAAGAAGGTAAGCAGGCTGGTCATCCTCTACGGAAGCTGTGCAAAGGGCACGAACGTTGAAGAAAGCGACCTCGACCTGCTGGTTGTAAGCAGCGTCAGGGACAAGGTGCAGGACACAGTCGCCCGGTTCCTTTACGACGAAGGCAGGGGCTTCTCGGAGATAAAACCGGTCATTAAAAGGCCTGCGGCGTGGGCCTCCCTTGAGCAGAACGACCCGTCGTTCTACGGTGAGCTGCAGAAGGGGATACTCCTATACGAGAAGGAAATAGATGAATCGAGACTTTAAAGACTGTCTCGATAAGAAGAGGCTTTACAAGTCCGAAGGCGCAACGGCCCTTGCGGAAAAGGAGTTCCGCTCAGCCTCGGACGACCTCGATAACGCCGGATTCAGCCTTTCAAAAAAGAGGTACAAATGGGCGACCA
This genomic stretch from Thermodesulfobacteriota bacterium harbors:
- a CDS encoding restriction endonuclease, with translation MSKTNYQKGKDYEDFVEKVYQAILDGEVNAGVLKPVTLERNRTLPCKSGATAEMDIYWEYEAAEVLVKVGIECKDTGAVSVGDMRDFIQKLEGIGGIQGLFFSKDGFQDGAKKEAAYRNITLLKLREVEEKDWDGYLKEIYIEFNVLPPARIVNIEPALNEEWLRKQGYKEGDRLDFSALNTEMILEDKKTNFKYSLHEIVDSPEFSQSSPGEHIWEKSFEDGWFYVKDKEVKIDSMKITYQVPSPFKQSMLIDHSKWVLAVLENVEENKQYLVSKDGRKKKFS
- a CDS encoding nucleotidyltransferase domain-containing protein, which encodes MKHSPGVLLVKTTHQKVLAFFLARPSGFFYGSEVSKKTGVSIGQVSKILNDLRRAGLVEKETKGKTELYRVLTDSAVLRTYKVLTTLISIEPLVEGLKKVSRLVILYGSCAKGTNVEESDLDLLVVSSVRDKVQDTVARFLYDEGRGFSEIKPVIKRPAAWASLEQNDPSFYGELQKGILLYEKEIDESRL
- the waaF gene encoding lipopolysaccharide heptosyltransferase II — protein: MEIKEIKKVLVRTPNWIGDSIICLPALEALKDLYSEAELTVLSVPRTAAIFEGHPAVSDIIEYDRYGGHAGIMGKRALARRLRDNQFDLAVLFQNAFDAAFIAWLAGIPRRAGYARDMRGLLLTNPVKVTEDIKKKHQVHYYLRVVEALGGKAPAEPVPRLYFEAGEQEEVVLFFEKYDIAKHSVLVGAAPGASYGPAKMWSADGFAEVVEKLSKEIGAVPLLFGGKDDVEAAAEVSKRIGMEHINLAGKTHLREFMTIAGRLKIFITNDSGPMHLAAAIGVPTVAVFGSTDPSLTGPLGGRVKVIKNKIDCSPCFERECPYGHYDCMKAVTPDEVYRACKELLGKKETG